ATCATACGATCTGGTATGGGATGTCCGTTTACAGTAACATTACTTTTGCCATTATCTTTCTTGATAATGTTTGCTAAAAATGATTCACCCCTTTTGCTAGATCTAGAACGATCATGTTCTCCGCTTGCATCACCAGAATCCTGGAAGACCCCATTGTTAGAATAATCATTGACATCCATCTCAGTTGCAAGCACCTCTTTCAAAGAATTCTGCCTTGAGgcattcttttctattttttccgtCTCTTGATCTGAGCAACTACTCTGGTTTCCTTTCCCTAATCGTTTTACAGCATTATTAAATGAACCACTAGGTGAAGGAGATTGAGAGGCTTTAAATGGCTGATGAATGGACTTAGTAGCTTCAATTGGTGCAGTCATAACTTCTGGACTATTTTCATCATCAGAAATACAGGGAGATGAAGAATGGAAACTTTGCCTCTCCCGGGACTTGGTAGAGTTCAAGATTGGGTCTGCAGCCAGCACAGGAGATTCTCTATCAACTGAATGAAAATCATAACCAGAATAATCATCAGATGAGAAGTTCGCAGCACCTGCGTTTACATCACCACAGGCTTGGAATGCACAACTATTCACAACCTCATTAGTGGTATCATCAACCCTTGTGGATGTGGTAGTTTCCTCCATTTCTGAATTAGGAGAAATAATTAGCTTCTTATTGATGACAGAGAATTTTATTTCTGTAGAACAAGCCCCACATCGCATTTTCAGCTGACGATTTTTCACCATGACCAGTGTCTTTTTAGGCAGTTGCAGTAACTCAAAGCAAATATGACATGTGATGAAAGGAGAACCACCAGCTATAGGAAGGCATTGCCGACTACCAGTACCAGGCACCACTTTTCGAGGACGGCTTCCAACAAATCCACCCATCTCAGAACTGTAGTCTCTAGGCCCTCTTGTATGCAGTTGTTTTTCATGTAAACTCACAGCAGACATGGCAGTTCTAGCATTATGAACATGTGGACCAACTGCCCCTGAAATCTCATGATGGTATAGCATAGAATCATTTGGGGTACGAGGGAATCTGCTCTTAACGAATGCAGCAGGTGGAGCCGGCACTGAACCTCTTATTTTGTTGTCATAGCAACGGAAACATGGGCAAGAAGGTGGGTGAAGCATAGCATTCTGTGCATATGGATCATAGGAATCTGGAACAGTATCAGTATAGCGTCCAGGAAAGTAGGGGTGCATTGGTTTTTGCAAGAACTGACGGGGTATAGGATGTGAACTTCTCATCATCTGGGATACAGAAGGATCCCCATATCCAGGAACATAATTTGGATTATGCATAGAAGGATGGAAGTTGTGCATAGCCATTTCATGATCACTTGCATAAGCATATGGATCTTGATGATAATTGAAATAAGGAGAACCTGCCATATGTTTGTTACTAGTAGGGCCAAAGAATTGTCCTGAGGACCTGTTCATTGCCGATGATCCATCTGGAAACCAATTTTCAGGGCCACCAAAAAGATCTGGAGGAACCATCTTTCCCTCAGGAAGAACCTTTTCTTTGGGGTTACTAACCACCTCAGAAGACTTGTTCAACTGATTGGACAACTCACCCAGCTTCCTTAGAATCTCGGCTCGATCTTGCTCAAGGTGCTGAACCCTATTCACACCATCCATGTCCTTGTAATTCCTCCATTGCTCCCCATAACTGTAAGAAAAACTGGAAAAGCTATTTGAAGATCCCTCATCAGGATAATTTAGAGTGGGAAATCTCACACCCTCCATATCAGCGTGTGTCTTTCTCCAAAACCCCTCCATCTCACCTCTTTCCCCATTTGGCCAATTAGACATTCTCCCATAGAATTGGTCCCCTCCCATGTGAGTCTTCTGCTCCTTCTGCTCCCTTCCAATTGACTTGCCCCTTTTGTCCTTATTGACATTAAAACCATCCTCCAAAACCCCTTTCTCATCCCCATCCCTAGAATCATCCAAAAACCTCTCATGTCCTTTATTTGGTTTCCCCAAATCCCTTCTTTGACCCTCCCAGAAGGAACCCCCACTGGGCCTAACTTCAACATCTGAATTATCACTCAAATCAACTACCCCTTTCCCCAAGAAACTTCTTGGTGTACCTTGATCTCCTCCACCTTGTTCCTTATCTGAGGTCTGCCACAACCTACCACCACCTTCAAAACCTTTAGGCTTTCCTacaaaggaaaacaaagtggaAACCACAATAAGAAATCAGAATTTCCAACCCCTTTTCATGCCTTTGACCTTTGAACACAAAAGATCCTAACTTCACCAAACCAAAAACACTAAAGTCTCAATACagctaaaacaaacaaaaaaactccAAAGCACATTAAATCAAACTACCCCTCATGCTAAGTTGATTGAGGAAGAGAGGGAGATGAAGAAAGGGTACCTCGAAGAACAGTATTACAAGCACCACATTGATAAATAGTGTAATTGGCAAGCTCGGGAAGAACATTTTGACACTTGGGGCACCGCACCAAACGCAACTTGGTCGAGTCCTCCATTGCTGGAACTGAGAGATAATacacaacacaaacacacaaagtTCCTCTAAGGCTCTAACCAAGCACTATAAccaaacaaagaagaagaagaagcagaatcCTATTAATGTAGAACTTTCACGTAGAGGTCCAAAAGGAAGTGCTTGGCTTCTtggaaacaacaacaacaacgtcaGAAAATGATGTAACC
This region of Glycine max cultivar Williams 82 chromosome 7, Glycine_max_v4.0, whole genome shotgun sequence genomic DNA includes:
- the LOC100812957 gene encoding uncharacterized protein, encoding MEDSTKLRLVRCPKCQNVLPELANYTIYQCGACNTVLRGKPKGFEGGGRLWQTSDKEQGGGDQGTPRSFLGKGVVDLSDNSDVEVRPSGGSFWEGQRRDLGKPNKGHERFLDDSRDGDEKGVLEDGFNVNKDKRGKSIGREQKEQKTHMGGDQFYGRMSNWPNGERGEMEGFWRKTHADMEGVRFPTLNYPDEGSSNSFSSFSYSYGEQWRNYKDMDGVNRVQHLEQDRAEILRKLGELSNQLNKSSEVVSNPKEKVLPEGKMVPPDLFGGPENWFPDGSSAMNRSSGQFFGPTSNKHMAGSPYFNYHQDPYAYASDHEMAMHNFHPSMHNPNYVPGYGDPSVSQMMRSSHPIPRQFLQKPMHPYFPGRYTDTVPDSYDPYAQNAMLHPPSCPCFRCYDNKIRGSVPAPPAAFVKSRFPRTPNDSMLYHHEISGAVGPHVHNARTAMSAVSLHEKQLHTRGPRDYSSEMGGFVGSRPRKVVPGTGSRQCLPIAGGSPFITCHICFELLQLPKKTLVMVKNRQLKMRCGACSTEIKFSVINKKLIISPNSEMEETTTSTRVDDTTNEVVNSCAFQACGDVNAGAANFSSDDYSGYDFHSVDRESPVLAADPILNSTKSRERQSFHSSSPCISDDENSPEVMTAPIEATKSIHQPFKASQSPSPSGSFNNAVKRLGKGNQSSCSDQETEKIEKNASRQNSLKEVLATEMDVNDYSNNGVFQDSGDASGEHDRSRSSKRGESFLANIIKKDNGKSNVTVNGHPIPDRMIKKAEKLAGPIQPGNYWYDSRAGFWGVMGGPCLGIILPFIEEFQHPMPDKCAGGNTSVYVNGRELHQKDLDLLSRRGLPRDSNRYYIVEISGRVLDEDTGEELDSLGKLAPTVEKERRGFGMKAPRTAA